In Candidatus Paceibacterota bacterium, the following proteins share a genomic window:
- a CDS encoding GspE/PulE family protein, whose translation MTNEIDIGKAYDFLDTKKLMDKKDLAEAYKRAKGANLDFFNVLIEGKKIEEEAAIKLKAEFLNIPYINLKDYPIEKTVLQEVPEKAALFYKIIPFEKKGNDVKFAVVDPLNIETIDAIKFISARREVIAKTFLVSAGGFNTAAKQYKTLSDELAAALEGVDKKIGAKEKETEVEQEKEVSRIVEEAPVSKIVDIIISHAVEGRASDIHIEPTQSELRVRYRLDGILHDSLILPKKISAAVVSRIKILSDLKIDETRKPQDGRFRFNLSEGGSSAKSVDLRISTLPTVNGEKVVMRILDTSSDISSLENLGIWGRDLKVINDNINKPFGIILITGPTGSGKSTTLYAILKMLNEEGVNIITLEDPVEYYLEGVNQSQIHAEIGYSFASGLRSILRQDPDIIMVGEIRDKETAELATHAALTGHLVLSTLHTNNSIGVVPRLIDMGIEPFLIASSLNVAIGQRLVRRICKYCKEEVKPKAGIEEIMRRELKEVPAEQIKDIDLKAPLKLFKGKGCKECKNSGTVGRVGIYEVLSMTPELESTISAKITDTEISKEARRQGMITMKQDGVIKALRGVTTIEEVFRATED comes from the coding sequence ATGACAAACGAAATTGACATAGGAAAAGCATATGATTTCCTGGACACGAAGAAGCTTATGGACAAGAAAGATCTCGCTGAGGCATATAAGCGGGCGAAGGGCGCAAATTTGGATTTTTTTAATGTTTTGATAGAAGGCAAAAAGATCGAAGAAGAAGCGGCTATTAAGTTAAAGGCCGAATTTTTGAATATTCCATATATAAATCTTAAGGATTACCCTATCGAGAAAACAGTGCTCCAGGAGGTTCCTGAGAAGGCCGCATTGTTCTATAAGATCATACCCTTCGAAAAGAAGGGAAATGATGTGAAATTTGCAGTTGTTGATCCGTTGAATATCGAGACCATTGACGCGATCAAATTCATTTCGGCCCGCAGGGAAGTCATAGCAAAGACATTTCTTGTTTCTGCCGGCGGTTTCAACACGGCTGCGAAGCAATATAAAACCCTGAGCGATGAGCTTGCGGCGGCGCTTGAAGGCGTTGACAAGAAGATAGGGGCCAAGGAGAAGGAAACGGAAGTAGAACAGGAGAAAGAAGTAAGCAGAATAGTTGAAGAGGCGCCGGTGAGCAAGATCGTCGACATAATCATTTCGCATGCGGTTGAGGGAAGAGCGAGCGATATACACATCGAACCTACGCAATCGGAACTCAGAGTGAGATACAGGCTTGATGGAATTCTGCATGATAGCCTGATACTTCCGAAAAAGATAAGCGCTGCTGTTGTTTCCAGGATAAAGATCTTGTCCGATCTCAAAATAGACGAAACGAGAAAACCGCAAGACGGAAGGTTCAGATTCAATCTGTCGGAGGGCGGCAGTTCGGCAAAGAGTGTTGATCTCCGTATTTCCACTCTTCCCACGGTTAATGGAGAAAAAGTCGTAATGCGTATCTTGGATACATCGAGCGATATAAGCAGTCTTGAAAATCTTGGCATATGGGGAAGGGATCTGAAAGTCATCAATGACAATATAAACAAGCCGTTCGGCATCATACTCATTACAGGGCCTACCGGTAGCGGCAAGTCAACCACATTGTATGCAATATTGAAGATGCTGAATGAAGAAGGAGTGAATATAATAACTCTCGAAGATCCCGTTGAATATTATCTCGAGGGCGTGAATCAAAGCCAGATCCATGCGGAGATCGGTTATTCGTTTGCGTCGGGACTCAGGTCCATTCTCAGGCAGGATCCTGATATAATAATGGTCGGAGAGATCAGGGACAAAGAAACGGCCGAACTTGCGACACATGCCGCTCTCACGGGACATCTTGTTCTTTCCACTCTGCATACGAATAATTCCATCGGTGTCGTCCCCAGGCTTATTGATATGGGCATCGAGCCGTTTCTGATCGCATCTTCTTTGAATGTTGCCATAGGACAAAGGCTTGTGAGAAGAATATGCAAATATTGCAAGGAAGAGGTGAAACCGAAGGCGGGAATAGAGGAAATAATGAGAAGAGAGCTGAAAGAGGTTCCTGCGGAGCAGATAAAGGACATAGACCTCAAGGCGCCGCTTAAACTTTTTAAAGGAAAAGGGTGCAAGGAATGCAAAAATTCCGGAACAGTGGGAAGGGTCGGCATATACGAAGTGCTTTCTATGACGCCGGAACTGGAATCGACGATATCTGCCAAGATCACCGATACCGAGATCTCCAAGGAGGCAAGGAGGCAGGGGATGATAACTATGAAGCAGGACGGTGTTATAAAGGCGCTCAGGGGGGTAACGACTATTGAAGAAGTGTTCAGGGCAACGGAGGATTAG
- the pilM gene encoding type IV pilus assembly protein PilM, which yields MFDFLKKRSPNYLGIDIGTTGIRLVELAKNGSRQSLVNYGHLESEDYLSLGGSVGNKKLVDNTYLSHDRIVKDLREVIAAMAIDAKKVSMSIPISSAFSSVISLPSIGEDEIDKAVNFEARKYIPIPLEEVNFGWSLVSSGGGVAGDKNAKRGVKVLLVAIPKDITIKYSNITQSLNLELISLETESFPLARSLADGEKGVFTICDIGSKTTSITIVEDGVVLASHSVSNIGGLEITNILSHGFNIDPKRAEALKRDIGLKFSGADKKVSEIMMPIVSVISSDIKKINETYTRDYKKEIDKIILTGGSASLPGIVEFLKNDLKVGVEIGDPWKNISFDEKLKPKLAEIAPQFSIAVGLALRGFEK from the coding sequence ATGTTTGATTTTCTAAAAAAGAGATCCCCGAATTATCTGGGAATAGATATCGGGACAACGGGAATAAGACTTGTTGAGCTTGCAAAAAATGGTTCCAGGCAGAGCCTCGTTAATTATGGACACCTTGAAAGCGAGGATTATCTTTCGCTTGGCGGAAGCGTTGGAAACAAGAAACTTGTCGATAATACATATTTATCTCACGATAGGATAGTGAAGGATCTCAGGGAAGTGATCGCTGCGATGGCAATCGATGCCAAAAAAGTGTCCATGTCGATCCCGATCTCTTCAGCTTTTTCATCGGTTATCAGCCTTCCAAGCATTGGAGAGGATGAAATAGATAAGGCCGTAAATTTTGAAGCCAGAAAATATATTCCCATACCCCTTGAAGAGGTTAATTTCGGATGGAGCCTTGTGTCTTCCGGGGGCGGTGTTGCCGGCGATAAGAATGCCAAAAGAGGAGTAAAGGTGCTTCTTGTAGCTATTCCGAAAGATATCACAATAAAATATTCGAACATCACCCAATCGTTGAACCTTGAGCTGATATCGCTTGAAACGGAATCATTTCCCCTTGCAAGGTCTTTGGCTGACGGGGAAAAGGGAGTATTTACGATATGCGATATAGGAAGCAAGACGACAAGCATTACTATCGTTGAGGATGGAGTGGTTCTTGCAAGCCACAGCGTGTCGAACATAGGCGGCCTGGAGATCACTAATATATTGAGCCATGGTTTTAATATAGATCCGAAAAGAGCGGAAGCCTTGAAGAGAGATATAGGTTTGAAATTCTCCGGAGCGGATAAGAAGGTATCGGAGATCATGATGCCGATCGTCAGCGTGATCTCGTCTGATATCAAAAAAATCAATGAGACATATACGAGGGATTACAAGAAAGAAATAGACAAAATAATATTGACCGGAGGGTCTGCGAGCCTTCCCGGGATCGTAGAGTTTTTAAAAAATGACCTTAAGGTCGGTGTTGAAATAGGGGATCCGTGGAAGAATATATCGTTCGATGAAAAGTTAAAGCCAAAGCTTGCTGAAATCGCGCCACAATTTTCCATTGCAGTGGGACTTGCCCTGAGAGGATTTGAAAAATAG
- a CDS encoding Hsp20/alpha crystallin family protein → MTKQKKSFLDKIMGTEGETEDKEILNKDESGSDPVVAEEGLGEDVLNKELENQIKAEEQKEVKKDVPVDASKKNWFKDKDAPSSEEEGQLTIDVFQTKDHIVIKSIIGGVRPEDLDIAVTADMVTIKGARQNPDEVKPDDYYYQECFWGNFSRSIILPCDIRSDEVEAKMKNGILTVRLPKIEKNSSMKIQVKEE, encoded by the coding sequence ATGACCAAACAAAAGAAGTCTTTTTTGGACAAGATAATGGGAACGGAAGGTGAAACTGAAGATAAGGAAATTTTGAATAAAGATGAATCAGGATCGGATCCCGTTGTTGCGGAAGAGGGTCTTGGTGAGGACGTTTTGAATAAGGAGCTTGAAAATCAGATAAAGGCTGAAGAGCAGAAGGAGGTCAAAAAAGATGTGCCCGTTGATGCTTCGAAAAAGAACTGGTTCAAGGATAAGGATGCCCCTTCCAGCGAAGAAGAGGGGCAACTGACAATTGATGTATTTCAGACAAAGGATCATATAGTCATAAAATCGATAATCGGCGGAGTCAGGCCGGAAGATCTTGATATCGCGGTTACGGCCGATATGGTTACGATCAAGGGCGCAAGGCAGAATCCCGACGAAGTGAAGCCGGATGATTACTATTATCAGGAATGCTTTTGGGGAAACTTCTCCCGTTCCATAATACTTCCTTGCGACATCAGGTCGGACGAGGTTGAAGCCAAGATGAAAAACGGCATATTGACCGTCAGGCTTCCGAAAATAGAAAAAAATTCTTCAATGAAGATCCAGGTCAAGGAAGAGTAG